CCGACTTCGAAAAACCCAGCGATAACGAGGTAGATCCAGGCCATGAACGACTCCTTTGGCTTCTGGAAGTCATTTCCTGCCGATGCCGAGAAGTCGGCGACCCGGATTTGACCGAAGCTGGGTCGTCCCAGCCGGGGAAAGGCCGTCAGGCCCCAGGGTCGTCCCTGTGATGATGGATTTATCTAGCGAGCCAATGGCGCCAGCGGAAGCCGGTCGGGCGGCAAATCCGATATGCGCCTGAGGCAGGGACTCAGGTGGTTGAAAACTCGTCCAGCGCCATGACGACGCTCTCCGCCATGCCCGGATCGCGCGAATCGTGCCCTGCCCCACGAACGGGGATCAGCCGGCTGGCCGGCCAGTTGCGGTGGAGATTCCATGCGGTGACGATGGGGCCGGTCACGTCCAGCCGGCCGTGAATCAGCACCGCGGGGATTTCGGCGATCCTGCCGATATTGTGCAGCAGCTCGTTCTCCTCGAGCCAGCCGCGATGGGACCAGTAATGGGTGACGAGGCGCGCGAAGGCGAGGCGGAAGCGCGGGTCGTCGTAGCGGGTACTGGGCTTGTGGTCCGGGTGGATATCCACGATCGCCATTTCCCAGTCGCACCAGTCCCGCGCGGCCTGTTCGTGGATCACGGGATCGGGGCTCATCAGCAACCGGGCATAGGCATCGACCAACGGCTCGTCGTCGATGGCCAGCGCCGCGTCACGAAACTGCTCCCAGGCTTCCGGGAAGAACGCACCTACGCCGTTGGTGATCCAGTCGATCTCCCGGCTGGTCGTCGTCGCTATACTGAAGAGCACCATTTCAGTGACGCGCTCGGGGTGCCGCTCGGCATAGGCCAGCCCCAGCGTCGACCCCCATGAGGCGCCGAGGACGAGCCAGCGGTCGATGCCGAGATAGCGCCGGAGCGTCTCGGCGTCGCCTATGAGGTGCGGCAGCGTATTGGTGGAGAGATCGATCGACGGGTCGCTGGCATGCGGCGTGCTGCGACCGCAATTGCGCTGGTCGAAGAGAACCACGCGGTAACGCTCGGGGTTAAAATAGCGGCGCCAGCCCGGCGAGGCGCCCGAACCCGGTCCGCCATGAAACACCACTGCGGGCTTACCCAACGGATTTCCGACGACTTCCCAATAGACATGGTTCCCGTCGCCGACCTCGAGCATGCCGCTGTCGTAGGGCTGGATTTCCGGGTAGAGCGCGCTCATGGCTTCGCCTCGTGGTGCGGGCGCGCCAGCTACTCGCAAAACCCGGTCACATGCAAGATCGCCAAAAAGAGGAGGCGCCCTCGGTGAGAGCGCCTCGCCCGTGACTACTGCAGCTTGGCCGCGTAGGCGTAGAACAGGCCAGGATCGGCGGCCTGCATGTCGGCAAAGCGCGCATCGAGAATCCAGAGCGTGTCGCCGACCTTGGTGACGGCGGTCGGGGTCTTGAAGCCATCCTGGACCTTGGTGATCGTGGCGTTGTCGCCCTCGATGGTCACGACATCGGCGCGCCCTGCTCCGTTCTGGGCGAGGTAGAGCTTGCCGTCATCGCCGAAACGCATGCCGTCCGGCCCCTTGAGCGGCTCGGAGGTGGTGAGTTCGGTGATGGCCCCGGCGGCGCCATCGGCGCCGACATCGATGCGGAGCAGCTTGTTGGCGGTGACGCTATTCACGTAGAGCGCGCCATCCGGCCCGAAGGAGAGGCCGTCGATACCGGCAAGCTTGGCGTCCTTGACCCAGACCTCGAGCGCGCTGGCGCCCGGCTTGAGCAGCATCACGCTGCCATTGCTGGTGTCGGCGATATAGGCCGAGCCGTCGGCGGTGGTGGCGATGTCGTTGCAGAAGCTGCCCTTGTCGAGGGCATAGCTGCCCTTCTTCTCGGCCGTGGCGAGGTCATAGGCCACGACGTTGGCCGGCAGCGCATCGGCCTTGCCGCCAAAGGCGGCCGGGTCGGAATAGCAAACCCAGAGAGTCTTGGCGGCTTCATCGGCATAGACACCGAGCACCGAGCCCGGGCCTTCGGCAGGCTTATCGATGAGGAGTTCGGTCTTTTCGGCGCCCGGCGCGGCCTTGTAGACCTGACCGAGCGGCATGCTGCCTGCATAAAGCGTGCCGTCGGCGGTCGAGGTGATGCTTTCCGGGAAGACTTTCTGGTCGCCGATCTGCACCTTGTCGGCGGCAAAAGCGGCCGCCGGCGTCAGGATGGCGGCGGTAAAGGTATAAAGGGCAATGGTTTTTGCGGACATGTGAATCCCCTCGCAAATTGGTCCGCGAGATCGTGCCAGCTTTCGTGATCACCCTTCCGGATATTTAGAATTGGGAATCCTGTGTCCGGCGCTGCCCTCAGTACTTCTCGTAGAACGCGTTGCCGCCCGCGACGAGCACGTAGTGCATGTTGTTGTAAGGGAAACTCAGCCCTGCCGTATGGAAGAACTGGGCGTTGCGCACGCCCGGGTGCCGCTCGCCCGCCATGACGCGATCGGCCATTTCGGCAACGAGCGTCACCGAGGCATCGCTCATGGGCCGGTTGAGCACGCCCTCGGCGAACTGGTTCTTCTGCCCCACTACCCCGCATATGGTCTTGGGGTATTGCGGCGAATTGAGCCGGTTCATGACGACGGTGCCCACTGCCAGCATGCCTTCGGCGCTGGAGCGGTTGGATTCGAAATACATTGCGCGCATCAGGCATTCGCGCGGATTGGTGGCGGTATAGCCCCAGCTGCCGAACATGGAGAACATGCTGCAGCCTGACAGAGCCGATGCCGCGATCATGGTTGCCGTAAGCGAAACGAGTTTCGGCCACATGTCGGACTTCCCCTTGGGAGACGAGGGAAGCGGCAAATTAACCGGCTGCCGTTAACATCGGGTTCACCCTGAGGAGAAAAGCGGATGACGCAAAAGCCGAAACAGGAAGCCGAGCAGGAAGTGGAGGCGACGGGTTTCGAGCTCTTCCGCGACAAGCTGCGCCTGCTCTATCACGGCAGTTCGCCGGCGGCCGTGCGCTTCCAGTTCTCGGTCCTGATCGTGGACGTGGCGATCCTCGCCTTCTTCATCGCCTCCCCGCTGCTCTGGGATTCGCCGACCTATCTCTACGTCGATTACTCGATCGCCGCGCTGATGTTCGCCGATCTTGCGGCCCGGATGCTGGCTTCGACCGATATCACGCGCTGGCTGCGCCAGCCGGCGAACTGGGTCGACATCTTTATCCTCGCGACGCTGCTGGTACCGGTGCTCGGCAATTTCGGTTTCCTGCGCGTGCTGCGCCTGTGGACGATCTCGCAGAGCCAGGTGATCTGGAAGCCGCTGCGCAAGCACGGGCTCATGCGCTACGAGGATGCCGGCAAGGCGGTGATCAACCTCGTCACCTTCCTTTTCGTGGTCGCCGGCTTCATCTTCACCTTCTTCTATGCGCCGGGCTCGGGCATAGATGGCTATCTCGATGCGCTTTATTTCACCGTGACGACGATCACGACCACCGGGTTCGGCGACATCACGCTTCCCGGCCCGCTCGGGCGCATCACCTCGATCATCGTCATGATCATCGGCATCTCGCTGTTCGTGCGGCTGGCCCAGCAGGTGTTCCGCCCCTTCAAGATCACCTTCCCCTGCCCGCAATGCGGCCTGCAACGCCATGAGCCCGACGCCGTGCATTGCAAGGCGTGCGGGCACATTCTCAAAATTCCGGATGAGGGTAATTAAGGCGGGTGTGGAGAGGGCTTAGGCCGAGGGAGCTATCGATGCTTAGTTCGGCACGATACACCCCACTTCGCACTTTCCTGACCACCGCATTTCCCCCACCACGGAACTTCCCCGGCGAAAGCCGGGCTCATTGCACCGTCCCGCACGAGTGGAGAAATCCATAGGCCCCGGTTCTACGGCCGGGGAAGTTCCGTGGTGGGGGAGGCATCGTGGTGGGGAAGCGTGGTGGGGATGTCGAGAAAACGAGAGTTCAGCAGGATGCTTCCCGCATCCAGCTCCCTACTCCTCCCCACCCTTCTTGCGGCGCGGCTTGAACGTCTGCTCGCCAACGTCGCGGTTGGCAGCGGCGGCAGCGCGGGCTTTCTTCGCCTTGAAGTCGGGCTTGCCCTTGTCCTTGTTGAACGGCTTCGCCTTGGCCTTCGGCTTGCGCTTGGCATCGACCGGCGGCGGCAATTCGTCCACTGAAGGGGCAGTATCGGTCATAGGATCGAACGAGGCGCCGCGGGCCTTGTTGGCGCGGTCCTTCCACGGCTTGTCGCCGCGGCCCATCTTGCGCGGAGCCGGCGCCTGCGGGGCGCCATCGAGCACCGTGATCTCGACATTGCGTTCGCCGGTGCCGTGCGCCTCGAGGTGACCGATGAAGTCATCGGCCATGTCGGCGGCGATCTCGAAATGGGTCTCGCGGTCGAGGATACGGATCGAGCCAACGGCGGATTTCTGCACGCCACCGGCCTTGCAGATCATCGGCAGCAGCCAGCGCGGATCGGCCTTCTGCTTGCGGCCCAGCGACAGCGAGAACCAGGTGCCGCCCGAAACGCGCTCGCCCGGCTTGCCGGCACGCTCGGGGCGTTCAGTCCGTTCGGCGCGCTTGCCCGGCGCAGACGGCGGCGGCAGGTCTTCAATCTCTTCGGGCACTGGACGCGCCGCGAGCTGGATACGGAGATAAGCGGCTGCCACCTGCTCGGGCGTGTAGCGCGCCAGAAGCTCGGTCGCGAAGCCGTTGAGGTCTTCATCCAACGGCTCGGTGAGCGAGGTGTCGTCGAGAATGGCCTGGCGATAGCGCGCCTCGATCTGCGCGCTGGTCGGGGCCGGCATATAGGAGGCCTCGACGCGCGCCAGCTTGAGCACGCGCTGCACGGCACCGCGACGATGCTGCGGCACGACGAGCACGCAGGTGCCCTTGCGGCCGGCGCGGCCGGTACGGCCCGAGCGGTGAAGCAGCGTATCCGGATTGCCGGGAATGTCGGCGTGGATGACGAGGTCGAGATTGGGGATGTCGATGCCGCGCGCCGCCACGTCGGTGGCCACGCAGACTCGGGCACGGCCGTCGCGCATCGATTGCAGCGCGTTGGTGCGCTCGGCCTGGGTCAGTTCGCCCGATAGCGCCACCACGGCGAAGCCGCGATTGAGCAGCCGCGCCGCGAGG
The sequence above is a segment of the Paradevosia shaoguanensis genome. Coding sequences within it:
- a CDS encoding potassium channel family protein; translated protein: MTQKPKQEAEQEVEATGFELFRDKLRLLYHGSSPAAVRFQFSVLIVDVAILAFFIASPLLWDSPTYLYVDYSIAALMFADLAARMLASTDITRWLRQPANWVDIFILATLLVPVLGNFGFLRVLRLWTISQSQVIWKPLRKHGLMRYEDAGKAVINLVTFLFVVAGFIFTFFYAPGSGIDGYLDALYFTVTTITTTGFGDITLPGPLGRITSIIVMIIGISLFVRLAQQVFRPFKITFPCPQCGLQRHEPDAVHCKACGHILKIPDEGN
- the pip gene encoding prolyl aminopeptidase, which produces MSALYPEIQPYDSGMLEVGDGNHVYWEVVGNPLGKPAVVFHGGPGSGASPGWRRYFNPERYRVVLFDQRNCGRSTPHASDPSIDLSTNTLPHLIGDAETLRRYLGIDRWLVLGASWGSTLGLAYAERHPERVTEMVLFSIATTTSREIDWITNGVGAFFPEAWEQFRDAALAIDDEPLVDAYARLLMSPDPVIHEQAARDWCDWEMAIVDIHPDHKPSTRYDDPRFRLAFARLVTHYWSHRGWLEENELLHNIGRIAEIPAVLIHGRLDVTGPIVTAWNLHRNWPASRLIPVRGAGHDSRDPGMAESVVMALDEFSTT
- a CDS encoding SMP-30/gluconolactonase/LRE family protein, with the protein product MSAKTIALYTFTAAILTPAAAFAADKVQIGDQKVFPESITSTADGTLYAGSMPLGQVYKAAPGAEKTELLIDKPAEGPGSVLGVYADEAAKTLWVCYSDPAAFGGKADALPANVVAYDLATAEKKGSYALDKGSFCNDIATTADGSAYIADTSNGSVMLLKPGASALEVWVKDAKLAGIDGLSFGPDGALYVNSVTANKLLRIDVGADGAAGAITELTTSEPLKGPDGMRFGDDGKLYLAQNGAGRADVVTIEGDNATITKVQDGFKTPTAVTKVGDTLWILDARFADMQAADPGLFYAYAAKLQ
- a CDS encoding DEAD/DEAH box helicase; protein product: MTLPSSIAPALAGALTARGYETLTPVQLAVLAPETEGADLLVSAQTGSGKTVAFGMAIAPTLLEGGDHLGQAGKPMALVIAPTRELALQVQRELAWLYADAGARIVSNVGGMDIRTERRALAHGAHIVVGTPGRLRDHITKGALDISELRAVVLDEADEMLDLGFREDLEFILAAAPEERRTLMFSATVPKAIAQLAATYQRDALRLSVAGAASQHVDIDYKLLTVPAPDRENAIINTLLYYDAPNAIIFCHTRESVKHLAARLLNRGFAVVALSGELTQAERTNALQSMRDGRARVCVATDVAARGIDIPNLDLVIHADIPGNPDTLLHRSGRTGRAGRKGTCVLVVPQHRRGAVQRVLKLARVEASYMPAPTSAQIEARYRQAILDDTSLTEPLDEDLNGFATELLARYTPEQVAAAYLRIQLAARPVPEEIEDLPPPSAPGKRAERTERPERAGKPGERVSGGTWFSLSLGRKQKADPRWLLPMICKAGGVQKSAVGSIRILDRETHFEIAADMADDFIGHLEAHGTGERNVEITVLDGAPQAPAPRKMGRGDKPWKDRANKARGASFDPMTDTAPSVDELPPPVDAKRKPKAKAKPFNKDKGKPDFKAKKARAAAAANRDVGEQTFKPRRKKGGEE